Proteins encoded together in one Impatiens glandulifera chromosome 1, dImpGla2.1, whole genome shotgun sequence window:
- the LOC124921024 gene encoding NADPH-dependent diflavin oxidoreductase 1, producing the protein MGRTVYSSSNSEMEDNLKLLILYATQTGNALDAAERVAREAERRSCPASVLSMDEFDASSLTSKKTVIFIVSTTGQGDPPDSMKVFWRFLLQRNLSKDWLERVAYAVFGLGDSGYQKYNFVAKKLDKRVSDLGARTIIERGLGDDQHPSGYEGALDPWMSSLWKALYQMNPKMFPAGVDLVPDMKLVDQPKIQIVYHEDEIVSQLSVDSNLVSKEIEFERIRSISQGNFSGGKNKPDCFLKMIKNDPLTRGDGGKDVRHIEFESISSVIEYEVGDLLEILPGQSPAAVDAFIRRCNLNPEAYITVHPRGAANLLNSPVRLRNFVELTMDIASAYPRRYFFEVMSFFASAEHEKEKLQYFASPEGRDDLYQYNQKEMRTVLEVLEDFSSVQMPFEWLVQLVPPLKPRQFSIASSLDVHPDQIHLTVSVVSQTTPFKRKRTGLCSAWLAGLDPSESINIPAWIRKGSLPVPSPSLPLILIGPGTGCAPFRGFVEERALQSKSCSTAPILLFFGCRNKENDFLYRDFWLSHTISDGVLSEDKGGGFYAAFSRDQPEKIYVQHKMQENSKRVWDLLSEGAAVYVAGSSTKMPSDVLTAFEEIISRESGVSREVASRWLRALEKAGKYHVEAWS; encoded by the exons ATGGGGCGGACTGTTTATTCCTCTTCGAATTCAGAAATGGAAGACAATCTGAAGCTGTTGATACTATACGCAACGCAAACTGGGAATGCCCTTGACGCAGCTGAGCGTGTAGCTCGGGAGGCTGAGCGAAGAAGCTGTCCTGCTTCTGTCCTGTCCATGGACGAGTTTGATGCC AGTTCTTTAACAAGTAAGAAGACTGTCATTTTCATTGTTTCCACTACGGGACAGGGAGACCCACCAGATTCCAtgaag GTATTTTGGAGATTTCTTTTACAGAGAAATCTGAGTAAAGATTGGCTGGAAAGGGTTGCTTATGCTGTCTTTGGTCTGGGTGATTCTGGTTACCAAAAATATAAT TTTGTTGCTAAAAAGTTAGACAAGAGAGTTTCAGATCTTGGAGCAAGAACGATAATTGAAAGAGGTCTAGGAGATGATCAGCACCCTTCAGG GTATGAGGGTGCTCTTGATCCTTGGATGTCCTCCTTGTGGAAGGCTCTGTATCAGATGAATCCCAAAATGTTCCCAGCAGGTGTAGATTTGGTCCCGGACATGAAATTAGTGGATCAACCGAAAATTCAAATTGTGTATCACGAAGATGAAATTGTTTCTCAGTTATCAGTTGATTCAA ACTTGGTATCCAAGGAGATAGAATTCGAAAGAATTCGGTCAATATCACAAGGAAACTTCTCCGGAGGAAAGAATAAGCCGGACTGCTTCTTGAAAATG ATAAAAAATGATCCACTAACAAGAGGGGATGGTGGGAAAGATGTTCGCCACATTGAGTTCGAATCTATTTCCTCG GTTATTGAATATGAAGTTGGGGATCTTCTTGAAATTCTTCCTGGTCAAAGTCCTGCTGCAGTTGATGCTTTCATAAGGCGCTGTAATTTGAACCCGGAAGCATATATCACT GTTCATCCTCGAGGTGCCGCAAATCTTTTAAATTCCCCTGTTAGGTTGAGAAATTTTGTGGAACTTACCATGGATATTGCGTCAGCATACCCTAGACGCTACTTTTTTGAG gTTATGAGTTTCTTTGCTAGTGCCGAACATGAGAAGGAAAAGCTCCAATATTTTGCTTCTCCCGAAGGGAGGGATGATTTATACCAATACAATCAGAAGGAAATGAGAACAGTGTTGGAG GTACTGGAGGATTTCTCTTCTGTGCAGATGCCGTTTGAATGGCTTGTGCAGTTGGTTCCTCCATTAAAACCACGTCAGTTTTCCATTGCTTCTTCTCTTGATGTTCACCCTGACCAAATACACTTAACTGTAAGTGTTGTGTCACAGACAACACCTTTCAAGAGAAAGCGAACCGGTTTGTGCTCTGCATGGTTAGCTGGGCTTGATCCTTCCGAGA GCATTAATATTCCAGCATGGATTCGTAAAGGGTCCCTCCCTGTCCCATCCCCATCACTTCCACTCATTCTCATTGGGCCTGGAACTGGTTGTGCTCCTTTCCGTGGATTTGTGGAGGAAAGAGCCTTGCAAAGTAAATCATGTTCAACTGCTCCAATCCTTCTCTTCTTTGGCTGCCGGAACAAGGAGAACGACTTCCTTTATCGAGATTTTTGGTTGTCTCATACAATAAGCGACGGTGTGCTCTCAGAAGATAAAGGTGGAGGATTTTATGCCGCGTTTTCTAGAGATCAGCCAGAAAAGATATATGTGCAGCATAAAATGCAGGAGAATAGCAAAAGGGTTTGGGATTTGCTGAGTGAGGGAGCGGCTGTTTATGTTGCAGGTTCATCAACAAAGATGCCGTCAGATGTTCTGACGGCTTTTGAGGAAATCATTTCCCGAGAATCTGGGGTTTCGAGAGAAGTTGCTTCCAGGTGGTTGAGGGCATTGGAGAAGGCTGGTAAGTACCATGTGGAAGCTTGGTCTTGA
- the LOC124919773 gene encoding secreted RxLR effector protein 161-like, protein MSDAKSVNVPLASHFVLSKDQSPKTKTEITEMKNVSYSNAIGSVMYLMISTRSDIAYTDRCLSRFMSNPGTKLVGYVDFNYANDRDNRKSTISYVFTLCGSCISRKYQLQPIVALSTTESKYVAITEAFKEAI, encoded by the exons atGTCTGATGCTAAATCTGTGAATGTGCCTCTTGCTTCCCACTTTGTGTTAAGTAAGGATCAGTCTCCAAAGACTAaaactgaaataactgaaatgaagaatgtgtcTTATTCCAATGCTATAGGATCTGTTATGTATCTCATGATTAGTACTAGGTCTGATATTGCATATACAGATCGTTGTTTGAGTAGATTTATGTCTAACCCTG GTACTAAGTTGGTTGGTTATGTAGATTTCAATTATGCTAATGATAGGGATAATAGAAAGTCTACGATTtcctatgtgtttactttgtgtGGCTCTTGCATAAGTAGGAAGTATCAACTTCAGCCCATTGTTGCTTTATCTACTACAGAATCTAAGTATGTAGCTATCACTGAAGCTTTTAAGGAAGCAATTTGA
- the LOC124920677 gene encoding 30S ribosomal protein 3, chloroplastic codes for MISLSIQPIAGCSYKASTFVSPSREFVAKHPKNSISFSFKASSSRSLTLLDGNTCKRTRKFDTFMVSAVAAETVAEETSVDDSSNQRLGVVVKPTIQKPRLVLKFIWMDNNIGLSLDQVIPGHGTIPLSPYYFWPRKDAWEELKVLLESKPWISQKQMIILLNQATDIINLWQQSGGKLS; via the exons ATGATATCGCTTTCCATTCAGCCAATTGCCGGCTGTTCCTATAAAGCATCTACTTTTGTGTCTCCTTCTCGAGAATTCGTCGCGAAACATCCCAAGAACTCTATCTCTTTCAGCTTCAAAGCTTCTTCCAGCAGGTCGCTCACTCTTCTTGATGGAAACACCTGTAAGAGAACCAGGAAATTTGATACCTTTATGGTTTCAGCTGTAGCAGCCGAAACAGTTGCGGAAGAAACATCAGTTGACGACTCGTCTAACCAA AGGCTTGGTGTGGTTGTGAAGCCAACAATACAGAAACCAAGATTGGTGTTGAAATTCATTTGGATGGACAACAACATAGGTTTATCCCTTGACCAGGTGATTCCAGGCCATGGCACCATCCCTCTTAGTCCTTATTACTTCTGGCCGAGGAAGGATGCTTGGGAAGAGCTCAAAGTTTTGTTGGAGAGTAAGCCATGGATATCTCAGAAGCAAATGATTATTCTTCTTAACCAGGCTACTGATATTA